A single genomic interval of Helianthus annuus cultivar XRQ/B chromosome 6, HanXRQr2.0-SUNRISE, whole genome shotgun sequence harbors:
- the LOC110866023 gene encoding rapid alkalinization factor, whose protein sequence is MAISTTNLLLLVISALMLSSFIMPPAAAASGGDELMWMSSKQGGGCRGSVGECMEEMESESTRRILATSNYISYGALQGNNVPCSQRGASYYNCQSGGQANPYQRGCSTITRCQR, encoded by the coding sequence ATGGCGATTTCTACTACCAATCTTCTTCTTCTGGTGATCTCCGCCTTGATGTTATCTAGTTTCATCATGCCACCGGCGGCTGCCGCTAGTGGTGGAGATGAATTGATGTGGATGTCGTCAAAGCAAGGAGGAGGATGTAGAGGATCTGTAGGCGAATGTATGGAAGAGATGGAATCGGAAAGCACGAGGCGTATATTAGCGACGAGTAACTACATAAGCTACGGAGCGCTGCAGGGGAACAATGTGCCCTGCTCTCAGAGGGGTGCCTCCTACTACAACTGTCAATCAGGTGGTCAAGCTAACCCTTACCAGCGTGGTTGCAGTACTATTACTCGTTGCCAACGTTGA